The following is a genomic window from Nitrososphaerota archaeon.
CCTTGAACCGCTCGGACAACGGCGTCAGCTCCCTCCAATAGACGAAAGCCCTCTCGAGGCCCCTGGGAGACAGCTGGTCCACCTGGGCGACAGGGTGCCAGCTCTTCACGAATGCGTCGGTAAGCGCCTCCTTCGGAAGGAGCTTCACCTTAAGCTGTATGAGGAGCGGGTCGATGAAGAGCGCCGAAGCGCGCGATTTCAGCCATTGGTCTTGGAGCTTGACGATCTGGGCAAGCTCGAGCATCGCCTGGGAGTCGACGAGGAGTTCGTCGAGTAACTTGAGTTCCGGGAGGCGCTGCTTCAGAAGGAGTATCTTCTCTCTGATATCGACATCGAAAGGGTTGGCGGAGCTGGTCTCAACTGACCTGCAGAGTTCAATCACCCTCAGATAGTCGTCGAGCTTTGTCTGGACCAGCTCACTTCAGCTCCTTGACCTCTGACGATCCGTGGACCGCTTGGACCGTGATCACGTGAGCGCTCCTGTCGAAGACTGTGAGGATGGATGGGGTAATCACTATGTACTGGGAGGCTTCCCTCTGTTTCATCTGGGAGAGTATCATCTTGAACATGGCCTCCCTGTTCCTGGGGTCCATGTGGATGTCGAACTCGTCCATGGCCCGCAGGGGCGAGACTATCCTAGCCTGCAGCGAAAGTATGAATGCCATCAGGGCCACGGACCTCTCGCCACCGCTCTGGGTGAAAGGGTCAAGAGTCGTGGGCGCGCCTCCTCGGAACCCCACATACAGGTCCAGGCCGGCCTCTTCTATAGCGTCCGCCTGTTCGAACTTTATGAAGCCGCTGGCGTCCGCGGCCGACAGGACCGCCTGGTATGACGGGTCTACGGCCTCCACCAGGTCCTCTATGGCCCTCTTCCAGACGTCCTTCCTCGACTCGAGCTCGGAAAGCATGACCTTCTTGTTCTCCTGCAGCTTAGCCAGCTTGACCTTCAGCTCTTCTATGTTCCCGGAGTAGTCGTTGTAGATCTTCTCCGCGTCGTCTGGGACGTCTTGCATCTTTTGGATGTGGGCCGAGACCAGCTTTAGCTCTTCAGAGACCTCGTATGGCTGCCGCGAGGTCTCCATCCTTGTTCCTGCCTTCTCTAGGTCTGGGGCTAGCTTGCCGAGCTCCTCCCTGTACTCCTTCGCGCTCCGCTCGAGGTCGCGGAGGTCAGACTCCATCACCCTTATCCTGTACGACAGGACTTCGGCTTTCACTCTGAACGAGACGAAGCTCTCGATGGTCCGCCCGATTAGCTCTTCTGTCCTAGTTATCTCCGGCTGCAGCGAAGAGACCTCTCTGTCCAACTCCCCCTTCCGGCGCTGGGCGTCCTCCTCAGCCGTCCGCCCCTTTTCCCCGATGTAGTCTGCCAGCTCCTTGAGCCTCTTTGTCCCTTTGTTTGAAGGGACAATGAGCACCTCATCTATGGCGCTGGAGAGACCCGTGAGGTCTTCCTTGATCGAGCGGTAGGTGTCCCGTGCCGATTCGTCTTTCGCTTTCTCCGACTCCGCCCTCACAAGGGCATAGTACAGCTTCCTGAGTTCGACCTGCTTGTCCAGAAGGGTCTGGTGTGTCTCCTCGGCGTCCCCGGCCACCTCCGCCTGCTGCGACTTCAGGTCCTCGAGGGCCCTCGTCTTGGAAAGGATCTTCTCCTCCGCTCCCTGCAGGGCCTTCGCCAACTTGGTCTCTGAGCTCCAGAGCAGCTCCTTGCTGAGGAGGTCTCTGTGCTCCAGTAGTCCCCTCTTCTCCTGATAGCGGTCGTACACCTGCTTCCAGTATTCGAGCGCCTGGTTGGCGTTGTCGATGAGCTGCAACAGAGAGCTCTCTTCCCCCACCAGCCCGCTCAGTTCCTGCTCGGCAAGGACTATCCTCTGCCTGTATTCTGAGAACCCCACCGCCTCCTCCACCATCCTCAGCCGCTCCTGGGGCGCGACGGCCCCCAGCTCCTCAATCATACCCTGGTGCATTATGATGAGGAGGTTGTCGGGATTGATACCGAACTCTCTCAACAGTCTGACGACCTCACTCTTGTCGATTTCCTTGTAGTCGGCTTCGAACCAGTATGACCCGTCCCGCCTGAGGTACCTGCTCAGCATGAACGTGTCTGACTTCGAGTAAGGAATCGGGCGTTGGCCGCTCTTGGGTGAGTTGTCAAAGATGAGGGATACCCTGGCTATGTCTTTCCCCCTCCTGATGAGGTCTGAGAGCTTCCTAGAGCGCTCGGTGTACGCCTGGCCGAATGCCACAGATATCGCGAGTAGGACCGAGGACTTCCCCGCCCCGTTAGGGCCTACGATGAGGTTGAGCCCTTCGCGGAGTGGTATACGGGCGTACTCATAACTCATGAAGTTCTCCAGGATTATCTCCTTGACCGTCGTGAGGTGCGAAGGCCTCTCCTGGGAGACTTCTCTTACGCTTCGCGACAAAACGCAGGCCGCACAATCCCTAGACGCTTTTAGACATTGCTGACAGGAGGGGGTGGAATCACTTTCGCGATACCCTCTCCTATCACACCTTAAATCGCCGGAAGCGTCTCAGAGGCTGATGTCAGCCCATTCATTCGAGGCGCTCGCCCCGGCTGTCAGGGGGCTCCTCGCTGAGACGGGGATCACCACTCCTACCCCTCCTCAGGCCCAGGCCTGGCCCCTGATATCCAGAGGAGAGGATGCCCTGGTGGTGGCGCCCACAGGCTCCGGGAAGACCGAAGCGGCCCTGCTCCCTCTTCTCAGCAGGATTGTCTCGGAGGGGCACGGGGAAGGCATCTCTTTGCTATACATCACCCCGATGCGGGCGCTGAACCGGGACATGCTGAAGCGGCTGCAATCGTGGTGCGCCAGGCTGGGACTCACTGTAGACATCAGGCACGGTGACACTCCCCAGGCGCAGCGTGCGAAGCAGTCGGCACACCCCCCCGACGTTTTGGTGACCACCCCTGAGACCCTTCAGGCTATCCTTCCAGGAAGAAGGATGAGGGAGAACCTATCTCATCTGAAGGGTGTAGTGGTCGATGAGCTGCACAACCTCGTCGAGAGCAAGCGCGGCGTACAGCTCTGCGTGGGGCTGCAGAGGCTCAGAAAGGTTGCCCCTGGTTATCAGCTGGTCGCCCTTTCCGCCACCGTGGGCACTCCCAAGGTAGCAGCAGAGTTCCTCTTCGGTGATGGGAAGAGGACCCTGGTCGAGGCCAAGGCGCCCAAGGAGT
Proteins encoded in this region:
- a CDS encoding AAA family ATPase, which codes for MSRSVREVSQERPSHLTTVKEIILENFMSYEYARIPLREGLNLIVGPNGAGKSSVLLAISVAFGQAYTERSRKLSDLIRRGKDIARVSLIFDNSPKSGQRPIPYSKSDTFMLSRYLRRDGSYWFEADYKEIDKSEVVRLLREFGINPDNLLIIMHQGMIEELGAVAPQERLRMVEEAVGFSEYRQRIVLAEQELSGLVGEESSLLQLIDNANQALEYWKQVYDRYQEKRGLLEHRDLLSKELLWSSETKLAKALQGAEEKILSKTRALEDLKSQQAEVAGDAEETHQTLLDKQVELRKLYYALVRAESEKAKDESARDTYRSIKEDLTGLSSAIDEVLIVPSNKGTKRLKELADYIGEKGRTAEEDAQRRKGELDREVSSLQPEITRTEELIGRTIESFVSFRVKAEVLSYRIRVMESDLRDLERSAKEYREELGKLAPDLEKAGTRMETSRQPYEVSEELKLVSAHIQKMQDVPDDAEKIYNDYSGNIEELKVKLAKLQENKKVMLSELESRKDVWKRAIEDLVEAVDPSYQAVLSAADASGFIKFEQADAIEEAGLDLYVGFRGGAPTTLDPFTQSGGERSVALMAFILSLQARIVSPLRAMDEFDIHMDPRNREAMFKMILSQMKQREASQYIVITPSILTVFDRSAHVITVQAVHGSSEVKELK